A region from the Peromyscus maniculatus bairdii isolate BWxNUB_F1_BW_parent chromosome 5, HU_Pman_BW_mat_3.1, whole genome shotgun sequence genome encodes:
- the LOC102908453 gene encoding serpin B9-like isoform X1: MNTLSEANGNFAIHLLKMLCENNPSKNVCYSPMSISSALAMVFLGAKGDTAVQMSQALGLNTDKDIHQGFQMLLSNLNKSNRKYLLRMANRLFAESTCEFLPTFKESCLQFYHSELEQLSFVKAAEESRKHINTWVSEQTEGKIPELLLGGSVDSATRLVLVNALYFKGKWQKEFDKERTREMPFKINQRETRPVQMMYQKDVFKLAYVKEVEAKMLVMPYDGMELSLMVLLPVDGVDLSKVENNLTFEKLMSWTKPDFMRSTIAEVLLPKFKLQEDYDMKSVFQHLGMVDVFQEGKADLSGMSLERNLCVSECVHKSVVEVNEEGTEAAASTMVNICCYSSGGDPRFCADHPFLFFIRHNETNTLLFCGRFSSP, translated from the exons ATGAATACTCTGTCTGAAGCAAATGGCAACTTTGCCATCCACCTTTTAAAGATGCTCTGTGAAAACAACCCTTCAAAAAATGTATGTTATTCTCCCATGAGCATCTCTTCTGCCCTAGCTATGGTCTTCTTAGGGGCAAAGGGAGACACTGCAGTCCAGATGTCTCAG GCACTTGGCTTAAACACAGACAAAGACATTCATCAAGGCTTCCAAATGCTGCTCAGTAACTTGAACAAGTCCAACAGAAAATACTTGCTTAGAATGGCCAACAGGCTCTTTGCAGAGAGCACTTGTGAATTCCTCCCA ACCTTTAAGGAGTCCTGTCTTCAGTTCTACCACTCAGAGCTGGAGCAGCTGTCCTTCGTCAAAGCAGCAGAGGAGTCCCGGAAACACATCAACACGTGGGTCTCCGAACAGACTGAAG GGAAAATTCCAGAGTTGCTGTTGGGTGGCTCAGTTGATTCTGCGACCAGGCTGGTTCTTGTCAACGCCTTATATTTCAAAGGAAAGTGGCAAAAAGAGTTTGACAAAGAACGCACAAGGGAAATGCCCTTTAAAATAAACCAG AGGGAGACAAGACCAGTGCAGATGATGTATCAGAAAGACGTATTTAAACTTGCCTATGTGAAAGAAGTTGAGGCAAAGATGCTGGTGATGCCCTATGATGGCATGGAGCTGAGCTTGATGGTCCTGCTCCCAGTTGATGGTGTGGACCTCAGCAAG GTGGAAAACAATCTCACTTTTGAGAAGTTAATGTCTTGGACCAAACCAGACTTTATGAGGAGCACTATAGCTGAGGTTTTACTTCCAAAATTTAAACTGCAAGAGGATTATGACATGAAGTCTGTGTTTCAGCACTTGGGAATGGTGGATGTCTTCCAAGAGGGCAAGGCCGATTTATCAGGAATGTCTCTGGAGAGAAacttgtgtgtgtctgagtgtgttcaCAAGAGTGTTGTGGAGGTGAATGAAGAAGGCACCGAGGCTGCAGCCTCCACCATGGTAAATATATGCTGTTATTCATCTGGTGGTGACCCAAGGTTTTGTGCTgaccaccccttccttttcttcatcagGCACAATGAAACCAATACCCTCCTGTTCTGTGGCAGGTTCTCTTCTCCATAA
- the LOC102908453 gene encoding serpin B9-like isoform X2, whose translation MLLSNLNKSNRKYLLRMANRLFAESTCEFLPTFKESCLQFYHSELEQLSFVKAAEESRKHINTWVSEQTEGKIPELLLGGSVDSATRLVLVNALYFKGKWQKEFDKERTREMPFKINQRETRPVQMMYQKDVFKLAYVKEVEAKMLVMPYDGMELSLMVLLPVDGVDLSKVENNLTFEKLMSWTKPDFMRSTIAEVLLPKFKLQEDYDMKSVFQHLGMVDVFQEGKADLSGMSLERNLCVSECVHKSVVEVNEEGTEAAASTMVNICCYSSGGDPRFCADHPFLFFIRHNETNTLLFCGRFSSP comes from the exons ATGCTGCTCAGTAACTTGAACAAGTCCAACAGAAAATACTTGCTTAGAATGGCCAACAGGCTCTTTGCAGAGAGCACTTGTGAATTCCTCCCA ACCTTTAAGGAGTCCTGTCTTCAGTTCTACCACTCAGAGCTGGAGCAGCTGTCCTTCGTCAAAGCAGCAGAGGAGTCCCGGAAACACATCAACACGTGGGTCTCCGAACAGACTGAAG GGAAAATTCCAGAGTTGCTGTTGGGTGGCTCAGTTGATTCTGCGACCAGGCTGGTTCTTGTCAACGCCTTATATTTCAAAGGAAAGTGGCAAAAAGAGTTTGACAAAGAACGCACAAGGGAAATGCCCTTTAAAATAAACCAG AGGGAGACAAGACCAGTGCAGATGATGTATCAGAAAGACGTATTTAAACTTGCCTATGTGAAAGAAGTTGAGGCAAAGATGCTGGTGATGCCCTATGATGGCATGGAGCTGAGCTTGATGGTCCTGCTCCCAGTTGATGGTGTGGACCTCAGCAAG GTGGAAAACAATCTCACTTTTGAGAAGTTAATGTCTTGGACCAAACCAGACTTTATGAGGAGCACTATAGCTGAGGTTTTACTTCCAAAATTTAAACTGCAAGAGGATTATGACATGAAGTCTGTGTTTCAGCACTTGGGAATGGTGGATGTCTTCCAAGAGGGCAAGGCCGATTTATCAGGAATGTCTCTGGAGAGAAacttgtgtgtgtctgagtgtgttcaCAAGAGTGTTGTGGAGGTGAATGAAGAAGGCACCGAGGCTGCAGCCTCCACCATGGTAAATATATGCTGTTATTCATCTGGTGGTGACCCAAGGTTTTGTGCTgaccaccccttccttttcttcatcagGCACAATGAAACCAATACCCTCCTGTTCTGTGGCAGGTTCTCTTCTCCATAA